One window of Candidatus Microthrix subdominans genomic DNA carries:
- a CDS encoding electron transfer flavoprotein subunit alpha/FixB family protein, whose protein sequence is MIVGGSVAVLVVRDGQLPTGAEECVAEAGGQAFLVGDGLDEALEELDGCLKEVWTLEWSGPWSPPAVAAVLIPSLRPADVVVTPATPDGRDLAPHLALGLGRPLLAGVSSARSGRITQDTHGGRSLTVTMTSGPIVATMMPGVRSVPTPKPIAPLRHPVDTEGRHTVSPSAADGPGGTTRSPELVAIHPPDASTMDLSEATSILGGGAGLGGADDYELLARVAEALGASVGATRVVTDQGTLGHERQIGTTGVVVNPDRYVAFGISGAVQHTAGLGSPDLVVSVNTDSHAPMMAMADLALTADAPAVLRALARALGLEVAEASA, encoded by the coding sequence GTGATCGTCGGCGGGTCGGTCGCCGTCCTCGTCGTGCGCGACGGCCAGCTCCCCACCGGCGCCGAGGAGTGCGTCGCCGAGGCGGGCGGGCAGGCGTTTCTCGTCGGGGACGGTCTCGACGAGGCCCTGGAGGAACTCGACGGGTGCCTGAAGGAGGTGTGGACGTTGGAGTGGTCGGGGCCGTGGTCGCCCCCCGCCGTGGCCGCGGTGCTGATCCCGTCGCTGCGGCCCGCAGACGTGGTGGTCACGCCGGCGACGCCCGATGGCCGAGATCTGGCACCTCACCTGGCGCTGGGGCTGGGGCGGCCGCTGCTCGCCGGCGTGTCGTCGGCCCGTTCGGGTCGCATCACCCAGGACACCCACGGCGGGCGGTCGCTGACCGTCACCATGACGTCGGGCCCAATCGTTGCCACGATGATGCCGGGGGTGCGCAGCGTCCCCACGCCGAAGCCGATTGCACCGCTTCGACACCCGGTCGACACCGAGGGCCGCCACACGGTGAGCCCGTCGGCGGCCGATGGACCCGGCGGCACCACCCGGAGCCCCGAGCTGGTGGCGATCCATCCCCCCGATGCCTCGACGATGGACCTCTCCGAGGCGACGAGCATCCTCGGCGGCGGCGCCGGGCTGGGCGGCGCGGACGACTACGAGCTGCTCGCACGGGTGGCCGAGGCCCTCGGTGCGTCAGTGGGGGCCACCCGGGTGGTCACCGACCAGGGCACGCTGGGTCACGAGCGCCAGATCGGCACCACCGGCGTGGTCGTCAACCCGGATCGGTACGTGGCGTTTGGCATCTCGGGAGCCGTTCAGCACACCGCCGGGTTGGGCAGCCCGGATCTGGTCGTGTCGGTCAACACCGACTCCCACGCACCGATGATGGCGATGGCCGATCTGGCGTTGACCGCCGATGCTCCGGCGGTCCTGCGGGCGTTGGCCCGGGCGCTCGGCCTCGAGGTGGCCGAAGCCTCGGCTTAA
- a CDS encoding N-acetylmuramoyl-L-alanine amidase gives MAGLPGSPEFQGAPDASTRGVSRRRALGAFAAAPLAVAAGRAQRAGGTVGTRRQTDDGGDGGDEPVGNTTTTVANPDADAKATPGRPAIRPRADWGSESPPNGTLRIIDDDLLIVHHTDAPEGAYQPSEVPTLIQAIFNFQTSGDLAWPDIGFNFIVDEFGTIWEGRQGSIDAPIACETEGGDPGHTQHVAFLGQFSAAPPTPLATEAMVSLLAWLANRDGVATQPGDLTNFISEGSDKFPAGEKVTVRTIAGHREIADVGCPGDPVMNDVVADLQGLVNGERARLDPAAAAGGATATTAAGGTGLPPAIDEQSPTSGFESPPVTRRKVGFEATPLPEQTTRDDLDANPWAPAAITGGVAAAALGAGAAYMLARRRANRPARLPQRSLAKAALASAARQSAEERTVDSSWALVVRPDGVDGGSAGWIPAGTAAVGWAISAGWSDDSHDLAGRELRSLVRVLEEDPAASEGRAFGDAVTAMLSALVAGTPGGVDGRPGSGPGAVMFLHGRTSTSVVVLGSGGFVLPGEEQRPEWAQVPVRLALPAGAVGGGAAEVTTLARRWDHAGRMPVAVAWLGSTDEDEVIDALTTAYDAAPRSAPDQGAAADDTAKVREAMLQAGLADLGLVVL, from the coding sequence ATGGCAGGTCTCCCGGGTAGCCCCGAATTCCAAGGCGCGCCCGATGCGTCGACGCGTGGCGTGAGCCGCCGCCGTGCGCTCGGAGCGTTCGCTGCGGCACCGTTGGCCGTGGCAGCTGGCCGTGCACAGCGGGCCGGCGGCACCGTCGGGACACGGCGTCAGACCGACGACGGTGGTGACGGCGGCGACGAGCCGGTGGGAAACACGACGACCACGGTGGCCAACCCCGACGCCGACGCCAAGGCGACGCCGGGACGGCCGGCGATCCGACCACGAGCCGACTGGGGCTCGGAGTCGCCGCCCAACGGAACCCTGCGCATCATCGACGACGACCTCCTGATCGTCCACCACACCGACGCACCGGAGGGTGCCTATCAGCCCTCCGAGGTGCCGACGCTGATCCAGGCCATCTTCAACTTCCAGACCTCCGGCGATCTGGCCTGGCCCGATATCGGGTTCAACTTCATCGTCGACGAGTTCGGCACGATCTGGGAGGGGCGTCAGGGCAGCATCGACGCCCCGATCGCCTGTGAGACCGAGGGTGGCGACCCGGGCCATACCCAGCACGTCGCCTTTCTGGGGCAGTTCTCGGCGGCGCCGCCGACGCCGTTGGCGACGGAGGCGATGGTGTCCCTGCTCGCCTGGCTGGCCAACCGCGACGGCGTGGCCACCCAACCCGGTGACCTCACCAACTTCATCTCGGAAGGCAGCGACAAATTTCCGGCCGGCGAGAAGGTGACGGTCCGCACGATCGCCGGCCACCGCGAGATCGCCGACGTCGGATGTCCCGGCGATCCGGTGATGAACGATGTCGTGGCCGACCTTCAGGGCCTGGTCAACGGCGAGCGGGCCCGGCTCGACCCAGCTGCGGCTGCGGGTGGCGCCACCGCGACCACCGCGGCCGGCGGAACGGGTCTGCCGCCGGCGATCGACGAGCAGAGCCCTACCTCGGGGTTCGAGTCCCCGCCGGTGACCCGTCGCAAGGTTGGCTTCGAGGCGACGCCGTTGCCGGAGCAGACCACCCGGGACGACCTCGACGCCAACCCATGGGCACCGGCGGCGATCACCGGCGGCGTTGCGGCCGCCGCCCTCGGCGCCGGCGCCGCCTACATGCTGGCTCGACGTCGGGCGAACCGTCCGGCCCGCCTCCCCCAGCGCTCGTTGGCCAAGGCGGCGCTGGCCAGCGCCGCCCGCCAGAGCGCCGAGGAACGAACGGTCGACTCGTCGTGGGCACTCGTCGTGCGTCCCGACGGCGTCGACGGGGGCTCGGCCGGCTGGATCCCAGCCGGCACTGCGGCGGTCGGGTGGGCGATCTCGGCCGGGTGGAGCGACGACAGCCACGATCTGGCCGGGCGAGAGCTGCGCAGCCTCGTCCGGGTTCTGGAGGAGGATCCGGCCGCCTCCGAAGGGCGGGCGTTTGGGGATGCGGTCACAGCGATGTTGTCGGCGCTCGTCGCCGGTACGCCGGGCGGGGTGGATGGCCGGCCCGGATCGGGTCCGGGCGCAGTGATGTTCCTGCACGGGCGGACGTCGACGTCCGTCGTGGTCCTGGGGAGCGGGGGCTTTGTGCTGCCGGGCGAGGAGCAACGGCCCGAGTGGGCGCAGGTTCCGGTCAGGCTGGCGTTGCCCGCGGGTGCGGTGGGCGGCGGTGCCGCCGAGGTGACCACCCTCGCCCGCCGCTGGGATCACGCCGGACGCATGCCGGTGGCGGTGGCATGGTTGGGCTCCACCGACGAAGATGAGGTGATCGATGCCCTGACCACCGCCTACGACGCGGCGCCGCGCAGCGCACCCGACCAGGGAGCGGCTGCCGACGACACCGCCAAGGTGCGGGAGGCCATGTTGCAGGCCGGCTTGGCCGACCTGGGCCTGGTGGTGCTGTGA